AGTTATGATTTTTTCTACTATAATAGCGCTATTCTCAAGGTACAAGAAATGTCCCTCGGACAAAATACTTGTAGTATATGGTAAGGTAGGCAAAAACAAAGAAGGTGGTACGCGTTCTGCAAAGTGTATTCATGGCGGAGCCGCTTTCATATGGCCTATAATCCAGGATTACAGCTTTTTAGACCTCAAACCAATATCCATTGAGGTAATGCTGCAAAGTGCATTAAGCAGACAAAACATAAGGGTTGATGTCCCGTCAATATTCACAGTGGCTATATCTACAGAGCCAAGTACAATGCAAAATGCCGCTGAAAGACTTTTAGGCTTAAAGCAGGATGAAATAGCAGCACTGGCAAAGGATATTATTTTTGGTCAGCTAAGACTTGTAATAGCTACAATGGAAATTGAAGAAATAAATTCTGACAGGGATAAGTTTTTAAGCAATGTCACTGCAAACGTTGAAGCTGAATTAAAGAAAATAGGTTTAAGACTTATAAACGTTAACGTAACGGATATAAACGATGAATCAGGATACATAGATGCCCTTGGTAAGGAAGCAGCTGCAAAAGCCATCAACGATGCAAAGAAAAGCGTTGCAGAAAAGAACAGGGACGGTTCTATAGGTGAGGCTAACGCAAAAAGAGACGAAAGAATTAAAGTTGCAGAAGCTAACGCAGCAGCCGTGGAAGGGGAAAATAACTCTCAAATAACAATAGCAATGTCAGAAGCAATTAGAAGAGAAAAGGAAGCAGAAGCCAATAAAAGGGCTATTGCAGCAGAAAAAGTGCAACAGGCTAAAGCCCTTGAAGAGGCATATCATGCAGAAGAAGAAGCAGAAAAAGCAAGGGCAAACAGGGAAAAAGCTACCCGTGAAGCAGACGTCATCATTCCTGCTGAAATTGAAAAGAGAAAAGCACAAATTGACGCTGATGCAGAAGCTGAAAAAATCCGCATTAAAGCCAAAGGGGAAGCAGATGCAATATTTGCCAGGATGGAAGCTGAAGCAAGGGGTATAAAAGAAATAATGACCAAACAGGCGGAAGGTTTTGAAAAGATAGTAGCAGCGGCTGGCGGGGATGCTCAAAAGGCAGTAATGCTTATGGTAGCTGACAAACTTCCTGAACTTATAAAAACACAAGTTGAAGCAATTAAAGGAATTAAAATTGATAAAATTACTGTCTGGGACAGTATGGGTAATGGAAAAGGCACACCTTCAACAGCAAATTTCCTATCAGGAATGTTTAAATCCATCCCACCTTTGAAGGATTTATTTAATATGGCAGGCATGGAGCTTCCTGATTATTTAGAAGGTGAGAAAAAAGAAAACAAAGATGAAAACAGTAAAACAGTAAATGAGGATAATGCTGAGGACAGTGTATATAAAGATTCAGATAAAAACTTAAGTGAAAAATTAGATGAAAAATTAGAAGGGAATTTAGAAGAAAACCAAAAAGAAAATGATTTTAACAACCCCGATTTCCCTGGTTTGTTCTGATTTTTGCCTGACTGTTTAACAGGCTTAATTGACTTAATTTGCCATTTAATTTGCGTTTGTATATTTTATTTGCATTTATCTATTTATTTGGCTATGAGGAGTGAAATATGGCTGTACAATTTCATATAAAAACCTTTTCCACACCTTCAGATGCATTTTATATTTATAAGCTTGTGGAAAATGGTAAAGACTGCATTTTTTTAGACAGTTCAAAAAGGGAACTTCCCTATGGCGGGTATAGCATAATTGGCGTAAATCCGTTTTTAACTGTAAAATATGAAAATAATTGTGTTTATGAAAAAGCCGGAGGGGAATCTTTTTCCCCGCTGGGTACAAATATAAATGTATTTGATTATTTAAAAGAAAAAATTCAAAAATACAAACTCAATAATTCTACAGACCTCCCTTTTATAGGAGGGGCTATAGGATATTTCAGTTATGATTTTGGGTGCCGTCTTAAAAATATTAAAATGCCTGCAAAACAAATTGCATCGATTCCTGAAGTATACTTTGTTTTTTATGACAATGCCGTCATTATTGACCACAGCACTAAAAAAGTATCCGTTACCGGGCTTGGAATTCTACAAGACTCTGAAAAAAGTGTTGATGCTTTAGTTACTCTAATAAAGAATAATAAATTTATAAAAAATAATGAATTTAATAATAAGTGTGCTGGTAATGTTGAAAATAAATACATTAAGAATAAACAAGAAGTTTTCGAAAAGGCAGTGCCCAAACCTTTTTTTAAATCCCCTTTTTCCAAAGTAGAATATTTAGAGGCGGTTAAAGAATTACAACATTACATCCGTAAAGGTGATATTTATCTTGCTAATATGACTCATACCTTCTCCGGTGTTTTTCAAAACAATCCTCAAGACACTTATGAAAACTTACGAAAGGTAAATCCTGCCCCATTCTCGGCGTTTTTGCCTTTAGACGGGTTTTATGTCTTGTGTTCATCCCCGGAAAGGTTTTTAAAAGTCAAAAACGGAATTGTTGAAACACGCCCTATAAAGGGCACCATTCCAAGGGGACAAACCCCTAATGAGGACG
The genomic region above belongs to Acetivibrio saccincola and contains:
- a CDS encoding flotillin family protein, with the translated sequence MLCKIGLSGSLLILVTIIVVMIFSTIIALFSRYKKCPSDKILVVYGKVGKNKEGGTRSAKCIHGGAAFIWPIIQDYSFLDLKPISIEVMLQSALSRQNIRVDVPSIFTVAISTEPSTMQNAAERLLGLKQDEIAALAKDIIFGQLRLVIATMEIEEINSDRDKFLSNVTANVEAELKKIGLRLINVNVTDINDESGYIDALGKEAAAKAINDAKKSVAEKNRDGSIGEANAKRDERIKVAEANAAAVEGENNSQITIAMSEAIRREKEAEANKRAIAAEKVQQAKALEEAYHAEEEAEKARANREKATREADVIIPAEIEKRKAQIDADAEAEKIRIKAKGEADAIFARMEAEARGIKEIMTKQAEGFEKIVAAAGGDAQKAVMLMVADKLPELIKTQVEAIKGIKIDKITVWDSMGNGKGTPSTANFLSGMFKSIPPLKDLFNMAGMELPDYLEGEKKENKDENSKTVNEDNAEDSVYKDSDKNLSEKLDEKLEGNLEENQKENDFNNPDFPGLF
- a CDS encoding anthranilate synthase component I family protein; its protein translation is MAVQFHIKTFSTPSDAFYIYKLVENGKDCIFLDSSKRELPYGGYSIIGVNPFLTVKYENNCVYEKAGGESFSPLGTNINVFDYLKEKIQKYKLNNSTDLPFIGGAIGYFSYDFGCRLKNIKMPAKQIASIPEVYFVFYDNAVIIDHSTKKVSVTGLGILQDSEKSVDALVTLIKNNKFIKNNEFNNKCAGNVENKYIKNKQEVFEKAVPKPFFKSPFSKVEYLEAVKELQHYIRKGDIYLANMTHTFSGVFQNNPQDTYENLRKVNPAPFSAFLPLDGFYVLCSSPERFLKVKNGIVETRPIKGTIPRGQTPNEDEINRRTLENSEKDKSELAMIVELEKNDLKKVCKEDTVRTVELFKVESFATVFHLVATITGILKDGCTSVDCMKAMFPGGSITGAPKLRSMDIISGLERNQRNIYTGSIGYFGFDGNADFNVVIRSILIKDKYAHIGVGGGITSQSDPMWEYNETIAKAIALFKSLNADYLI